GTGCCGCAAGCTGCGCGAGGAAGCGCGCCGCGACACGCCGGTGCTGATGCTGACCGCGAAGGACACGCTGGACGACAAGCTGGCCGGCTTCGGCCACGGCGCCGACGACTACCTGGTCAAGCCCTTCTCCCTGAAAGAGGTCGGCGCGCGCCTGGCGGCCGTGATCAAGCGCCACCAGGGCCAGGTCGTGCCGGGCGCGCTGCGCTGCGGCGATATCAGCATGGACCCGCGCACGCTGGAAGTGGAGCGCGCCGGCCGTCCGATCCGCCTGCCGCGCAAGTGCCTGCACCTTCTGCAGCTCTTGATGTCGTCGCCGGGACAGGTGCTGCGCCGCTCCGAGCTCGAGACCGCCGTGTGGGGCGAGCCGCTGCCGGACAGCGACACCCTGCGCTCGCACATGCACACCCTGCGCCGCGCCCTCACCGCCAACGGCAAGGCGAACCCGATCGACACCGTGCACGGCATCGGCTACCGGATCGCCGGCAAGACGGGCGGGATGAGCGAAACGGGCAGCGAAACGGGCAGCGACCTCAGCGCCGGCGATGCGCCTTAGCCTGCGCCTGAAGGTCGCGCTGGCGCTGTTCGCCGCGGCCATCGTGCTGCTGGCCGCGCAGACGCTGGGCGTGCGCACGCTCGCGGAATCGCAGGAAGAACGGCTGATCCATGCGATCATCGACGACGACATGCGCAGCCTGCTGCAGGGCTACCGGGACGAGCCTGCCTCGCTGCCGCCGGTGGACCCGGCCTTCGGCGCACGCGTATCGCAGGAAGGCGGAAGCTGGTTTCCCCTTCCCGCCGACCTGACCTCGCTGCCGCTGGGTATCCATGAAGTGATGGTCGGCGGGCGCGAGGTCCATGTCGCGGTGGTGCGCTTCGGCGACGAACGGATCTATCGCGCCTACGACTACAGCGTCTACGAAGAGCACTTCAAGGAGGGCATCGACACCCTGATGATCGTCACCGCGCTGTTCATGCTGCCCTCGGTCTGGATGGCCTACTGGCTGTCCGGGCTGCTGGTGCGGCAGGTTGGCGGACTGGCCCGGCAGGTACGGGCCCTGCGCTCGGGCGCCGCCTCCGCCATCGATCCGGGCGCCTACGACGAACGCGAGGTGGCCGAGCTGGCCGTGGCCGTCAATGACTACCATCGGCGCATGGCCGCGATGGTGGAGCGCGAGAAGGAGTTCACCGCCAACGTCAGCCACGAGCTGCGCACGCCGCTCACCCGGATCCGCACCAGCTGCGAACTGCTGGAGCCGGTCGCGCTATCGCTCGACGCCAAGTCGCGCCAGCGCCTGCTGCAGATCGAACAGGCGGCCGAGGACATGCACGCCCTGGTCGATTGCCTGCTCGCGCTGGCCCGCGAGGAATCCGGCACGGCGGTGCCGGCATCGCTGGCGGCGGTGGTCGAAGCCACCCTCGAGCGCTGTGCCGACCGCCTCGACCGGCAAGCGGTCCGGCCCGTGATCGAGGTGCCCGCCGGCGTGCGCGTCCCGGCCGAAGCCGCCGCCCTCGGCATCGTGCTGTCGAATCTGGTCGACAACGCCCTGCGCCACACCGAGGACGGCGAGATCCGCTTCCTCTGGCGCGAGGGCACGCTGTGCATCGAAGACACCGGCACCGGCATCGCGCCGGAAGCCCTGCCCCACGTCTTCGAGCGCTTCTACCGCGCGCCCGGCGGCCGCGGGGGCGGCTTCGGCATCGGCCTGGCGATCGTCAAGAAGATCTGCGACCGCCACGGCTGGCGCATCGCCGTCGAGAGCGCGAACGGTTCGGAAACAGCAAGGGGGACGCGCGTCCTGCTCGGGCTGGAAGCCGGCGAAGCGCATGAACTTCATGAAAACTTGACGAATTCTTGACGCCGGCTTCACGAGGGCTTGTCTATGATGACGGCCGCCGGCGCGCCGCCGCGCCACGGCATCACCGCATCACGCGACACTCTGAAAGCTAGCACATGAAAAAAGTCCTCATCCTCGGCGTCAACGGCTTCATCGGCCACCACCTGTCCAAGCGCATCCTCGAGACCACCGACTGGGAAGTCTACGGCATGGACATGAATTCGGACCGTATCAGCGAGCTGCTCGACCATCCGCGCATGCACTTTTTCGAAGGCGACATCACGATCAACCAGGAATGGGTCGAGTACCACGTCAAGAAGTGCGACGTGATCCTGCCGCTGGTGGCGATCGCCACGCCGTCGACCTATGTGCAGCAGCCGCTCAAGGTGTTCGAACTCGACTTCGAAGCCAACCTGCCGATCGTGCGCTCGGCCGCCAAGTATAAAAAGCACCTGGTGTTCCCGTCGACCTCGGAAGTGTATGGCATGTGCCACGACGGCGAATTCGATCCGGAGAACTCGGAGCTGGTCTACGGCCCGATCAACAAGCCGCGCTGGATCTATGCCTGCTCGAAGCAGCTGATGGACCGCGTGATCTGGGGCTACGGCATGGAAGGCCTGAACTTCACCCTGTTCCGCCCGTTCAACTGGGTCGGCGCCGGCCTGGATTCGATCCACACCCCGAAGGAAGGTTCGTCGCGCGTGCTGACCCAGTTCTTCGGTCACATCGTGCGCGGCGAGACCATCTCGCTGGTCGACGGCGGCCACCAGAAACGCGCCTTCACCTACATCGATGACGGCATCGAGGCGCTCATGAAGATCATCGAGAACAGGGACAGCAAGGCCAGCGGCCAGATCTACAACATCGGCAACCCGTCGAACAATTATTCGATCCGCGAGCTGGCCGGCATGATGCTGGAACTGGCCGCCGAGTATCCGGAATACGCCGCCGGCGCCGCCAAGGTGCAGATCGTCGAGACCAGCTCGGGCGCCTACTACGGCGCCGGCTACCAGGACGTGCAGAACCGCGTGCCGAAGATCGAGAACACGATGAAGGACCTCGAGTGGGCGCCTCGCACCACCATGGCGGACGCCCTGCGCGGCATCTTCGACGCCTACCGCGGCCAGGTCGGCGTCGCGCGCGGACTGGTCGAGTAAGCGCCGCGCCTCGTGACGGCGCAGGCGTCATCGCCTGCGTCCGCCGCGTACCGGGCGGCTGGCGCCTGGCGCTGCGGCGCTAGCCGATCTTCCCGGCGTGGAAGCCGATCGCGGGGCACAGCAGGACGACCTTGCTGTCCGCGACCGCCCGCCGCTTCTCGAACACATGGCACTGCAGCCAGATCGTGAAATCCTCGTAGGCGAAACGGATGCAACTGCCATTTTCCTCGTCGATATACTGGCTCCTCCGGCGCAGTTCCTTACTGCCCCGGAACAGCGTCGCTACCAGTCCGACCCGGTAGGTTTTCCTCCGGTCCGGCCCCAGTTGCGGTACGCGCTCGAAATCGGCGCCCGAGAATGCGTAAAACTTCTCCTTTTCGATCTCCCGCGTGCTCTTCACCCCGTCGTTTTCCTCGTCGTAGGGGTGACTGTGGAAGTCGCCCAGGTATTCGAGTTCGGGACGCAGCCAGTCGACCAGGTTTTCCTTCAGGTGGAAAGTCTCCGTGATCGGCGTCACGGAATCCTTTTGGCGCACTGCCGACGTGTCGACGTCCGCCAGGGAAATGTGCAGTACCGTTTCCTGGCGCTTGG
This window of the Massilia sp. WG5 genome carries:
- a CDS encoding response regulator transcription factor; protein product: MRVLIIEDDPAIAANLYDYLEAAGYAPEHAADGVTGLHHAVSAQWSAILLDVSLPGMDGFTLCRKLREEARRDTPVLMLTAKDTLDDKLAGFGHGADDYLVKPFSLKEVGARLAAVIKRHQGQVVPGALRCGDISMDPRTLEVERAGRPIRLPRKCLHLLQLLMSSPGQVLRRSELETAVWGEPLPDSDTLRSHMHTLRRALTANGKANPIDTVHGIGYRIAGKTGGMSETGSETGSDLSAGDAP
- a CDS encoding bifunctional UDP-4-keto-pentose/UDP-xylose synthase, which encodes MKKVLILGVNGFIGHHLSKRILETTDWEVYGMDMNSDRISELLDHPRMHFFEGDITINQEWVEYHVKKCDVILPLVAIATPSTYVQQPLKVFELDFEANLPIVRSAAKYKKHLVFPSTSEVYGMCHDGEFDPENSELVYGPINKPRWIYACSKQLMDRVIWGYGMEGLNFTLFRPFNWVGAGLDSIHTPKEGSSRVLTQFFGHIVRGETISLVDGGHQKRAFTYIDDGIEALMKIIENRDSKASGQIYNIGNPSNNYSIRELAGMMLELAAEYPEYAAGAAKVQIVETSSGAYYGAGYQDVQNRVPKIENTMKDLEWAPRTTMADALRGIFDAYRGQVGVARGLVE
- a CDS encoding HAMP domain-containing sensor histidine kinase, with product MRLSLRLKVALALFAAAIVLLAAQTLGVRTLAESQEERLIHAIIDDDMRSLLQGYRDEPASLPPVDPAFGARVSQEGGSWFPLPADLTSLPLGIHEVMVGGREVHVAVVRFGDERIYRAYDYSVYEEHFKEGIDTLMIVTALFMLPSVWMAYWLSGLLVRQVGGLARQVRALRSGAASAIDPGAYDEREVAELAVAVNDYHRRMAAMVEREKEFTANVSHELRTPLTRIRTSCELLEPVALSLDAKSRQRLLQIEQAAEDMHALVDCLLALAREESGTAVPASLAAVVEATLERCADRLDRQAVRPVIEVPAGVRVPAEAAALGIVLSNLVDNALRHTEDGEIRFLWREGTLCIEDTGTGIAPEALPHVFERFYRAPGGRGGGFGIGLAIVKKICDRHGWRIAVESANGSETARGTRVLLGLEAGEAHELHENLTNS